A region of Cellulophaga sp. RHA19 DNA encodes the following proteins:
- a CDS encoding rhodanese-like domain-containing protein has protein sequence MILKNALLVDVRTSEEYGLGHLENSKNVNVLNDSFVSYFDSIPKTKTIYVYCKSGGRKR, from the coding sequence ATGATATTAAAAAATGCGTTGTTAGTAGATGTACGTACTTCTGAAGAGTACGGTTTGGGTCATTTAGAAAATTCTAAAAATGTAAATGTACTTAACGATTCTTTTGTAAGTTATTTTGATAGTATACCAAAAACAAAAACTATTTACGTTTACTGTAAAAGTGGAGGAAGAAAGCGCTAA